The genomic window TCCAGAAAGCGTTTGGGTTTATCGGAAAAAATGCAATTATTACATCCGACAGAAAAAAAATCCTGCAGTCATCGTTAGTTGTGCTGCCTGGTGTAGGTTCATTTTCGGCAGCAATAAAAAACCTGAAAAAACTAAATCTTATAGATACTATAAAAAATTTTATTGCCGACGGTAAACCATTTCTGGGACTCTGCCTTGGACTTCAACTTCTGTTTGAACAAAGTGAAGAAGGAAATTGTAAAGGGTTGGGAATTTTAAAAGGTAAAGTAAAAAAATTCAATTTCTCACATCTCATATCTCATATCTCATATCCCAAAATACCACACATGGGCTGGAACAATGTTAGATTGCAGATTGCAGATTGCAGATTGCAGATTT from Elusimicrobiota bacterium includes these protein-coding regions:
- the hisH gene encoding imidazole glycerol phosphate synthase subunit HisH → MISIVDYGMGNLRSVQKAFGFIGKNAIITSDRKKILQSSLVVLPGVGSFSAAIKNLKKLNLIDTIKNFIADGKPFLGLCLGLQLLFEQSEEGNCKGLGILKGKVKKFNFSHLISHISYPKIPHMGWNNVRLQIADCRLQIFKGIPDNLYFYFVHSYYVEPREQSIIATTTNYGIQFASSIFYKNIFATQFHPEKSQKNGIKLLKNYVDYTGN